One segment of Calliopsis andreniformis isolate RMS-2024a chromosome 1, iyCalAndr_principal, whole genome shotgun sequence DNA contains the following:
- the Jdp gene encoding dnaJ domain-containing protein isoform X2, with translation MSVEDAINYKPSEEEDYYALLSCDECSTVEQITAEYKVLALQYHPDKNKGDKEAERKFQQLKHAKEVLCDPAMRSIYDKWRRSGIAISFKQWAEMKDHVHQDASGAGVSAGQAKVHAANAHRRASEGGANIYYGASRHVGWESEAPSEVISKFRNYEI, from the exons ATGAGCGTCGAGGACGCCATCAACTATAAGCCCAGCGAGGAGGAGGATTACTATGCTCTTCTCTCGTGCGACGAGTGCTCCACG GTGGAACAAATCACGGCCGAGTACAAGGTGCTGGCCCTGCAGTACCACCCAGACAAGAATAAAGGCGACAAAGAAGCAGAGAGGAAGTTTCAGCAGCTGAAG CACGCAAAAGAGGTTCTCTGTGATCCAGCGATGAGGAGCATTTACGACAAATGGAGGCGCAGTGGAATCGCCATCAGCTTTAAGCAGTGGGCCGAAATGAAGGATCACGTTCACCAG GATGCATCAGGTGCAGGCGTGTCTGCGGGTCAGGCCAAGGTGCACGCAGCCAACGCGCACAGGAGGGCCTCCGAGGGCGGCGCGAACATCTACTACGGTGCTAGTCGTCACGTGGGCTGGGAGTCGGAGGCTCCCAGCGAGGTGATCAGCAAGTTCCGCAATTACGAGATCTAA
- the Jdp gene encoding dnaJ domain-containing protein isoform X1, which translates to MSVEDAINYKPSEEEDYYALLSCDECSTVEQITAEYKVLALQYHPDKNKGDKEAERKFQQLKHAKEVLCDPAMRSIYDKWRRSGIAISFKQWAEMKDHVHQSIHWSTPKTKDRMLQDASGAGVSAGQAKVHAANAHRRASEGGANIYYGASRHVGWESEAPSEVISKFRNYEI; encoded by the exons ATGAGCGTCGAGGACGCCATCAACTATAAGCCCAGCGAGGAGGAGGATTACTATGCTCTTCTCTCGTGCGACGAGTGCTCCACG GTGGAACAAATCACGGCCGAGTACAAGGTGCTGGCCCTGCAGTACCACCCAGACAAGAATAAAGGCGACAAAGAAGCAGAGAGGAAGTTTCAGCAGCTGAAG CACGCAAAAGAGGTTCTCTGTGATCCAGCGATGAGGAGCATTTACGACAAATGGAGGCGCAGTGGAATCGCCATCAGCTTTAAGCAGTGGGCCGAAATGAAGGATCACGTTCACCAG TCGATACACTGGAGCACACCGAAGACCAAGGATCGCATGCTACAGGATGCATCAGGTGCAGGCGTGTCTGCGGGTCAGGCCAAGGTGCACGCAGCCAACGCGCACAGGAGGGCCTCCGAGGGCGGCGCGAACATCTACTACGGTGCTAGTCGTCACGTGGGCTGGGAGTCGGAGGCTCCCAGCGAGGTGATCAGCAAGTTCCGCAATTACGAGATCTAA